One region of Esox lucius isolate fEsoLuc1 chromosome 17, fEsoLuc1.pri, whole genome shotgun sequence genomic DNA includes:
- the LOC114828939 gene encoding C-type lectin domain family 3 member A-like, with translation MGVMTVSVFCILLTFLVTESFAVPGRKECNYGFSRPNPSWKSCYLLDQKLRSWSDAKELCLQKGGTLASIKNNEQLQYAYEMIPDGYFWVDGNYVSGFPQNNWLPGSKPGGTNADCLTLVKFPAGRGFSDIACSEKIDSAYALCESYATY, from the exons ATGGGAGTCATGACTGTGTCTGTTTTCTGCATCCTCCTCACCTTCCTGGTGACTG AGAGTTTTGCAGTTCCAGGCCGGAAGGAGTGTAATTATGGGTTTTCTCGACCAAACCCCTCCTGGAAGTCATGCTACCTTTTGGACCAAAAGTTAAGATCATGGTCTGATGCAAAG GAGCTATGCCTTCAAAAAGGTGGAACCCTAGCTTCTATCAAAAACAATGAACAGTTACAATATGCATATGAGATGATTCCAGACGGATATTTCTGGGTTGACGGGAACTATGTG TCTGGATTTCCCCAGAATAACTGGTTGCCGGGTTCAAAGCCAGGTGGGACAAATGCCGACTGCTTGACATTGGTGAAATTCCCTG CGGGAAGAGGCTTTAGTGATATTGCCTGTTCCGAAAAAATTGACTCTGCCTACGCTCTCTGTGAGTCCTATGCTACCTACTGA
- the LOC114828880 gene encoding caveolin-2-like codes for MAFINVFGKPSEGARDRIPAETRLDLEGTEEQEETLLWVPPLGIHPDRHKAKGLLQEVVEVEELAQEGDSGSFSVSTHRDAQPLLKDRDPRGINKCLKVMFEDMIAEPRSVRSFDKVWLWSHALFEVSRLWCYRLISVLFAVPVSLLAGIFFAVLSCIHIWLIMPCLQLFLINMHWVLTAWGSVLNIVFAPLCKSISKCCGNINVLLTKD; via the exons ATGGCCTTCATCAATGTCTTCGGCAAG CCCAGTGAGGGTGCACGGGACCGTATTCCAGCTGAAACCAGGCTAGATCTGGAGGGCACAGAGGAGCAAGAGGAGACCCTTCTGTGGGTCCCGCCACTGGGGATCCATCCAGACAGGCACAAAGCAAAGGGACTACTGCAGGAAGTGGTGGAGGTAGAGGAATTAGCCCAGGAGGGGGACTCTGGCTCTTTCTCCGTCTCCACTCACAGAGATGCCCAGCCTTTGCTGAAGGACAGGGACCCAAGGGGAATCAACAAGTGTCTAAAG GTAATGTTTGAAGACATGATTGCAGAGCCCCGCTCAGTACGGAGCTTTGATAAGGTGTGGTTGTGGAGCCATGCCCTGTTTGAAGTGTCCCGTCTCTGGTGCTACCGGCTCATATCTGTCCTCTTTGCTGTGCCCGTTTCTCTGTTGGCAGGGATCTTCTTTGCTGTCCTCAGCTGCATACATATTTG GCTGATCATGCCCTGTTTGCAGCTTTTCCTGATCAACATGCACTGGGTTCTGACTGCCTGGGGCAGtgttttaaacattgtttttgccCCCCTTTGTAAGAGTATTTCGAAGTGCTGTGGTAACATCAATGTCCTACTGACCAAGGACTGA